Genomic segment of Sphingopyxis sp. QXT-31:
GCGTCTGGGTCTATCCGGTGATCGACGACAATATCGACATCGAGATCAACGAGGGCGACCTCAAGATCGACACCTATCGCGCCTCGGGCGCGGGCGGCCAGCACGTCAACACCACCGATTCTGCGGTGCGCATCACGCATATCCCGACGGGTATCGTCGTCGCGTCGCAGAACGACCGCTCGCAGCACAAGAATCGCGCGACCGCGATGGGGATGCTGAAGGCGCGGCTGTACGAGGCCGAGCTGCAGAAGCGCGAGGCCGCGGCGTCGGGTGAATATCAGGCGAAGACCGAGATCGGCTGGGGCCACCAGATCCGCTCTTACGTGCTCCAGCCCTATCAGCTGGTAAAGGATCTGCGCACCGGCGTGACCTCGACCGCACCCGGCGATGTGCTCGACGGCGCGCTCGACCCGTTCATGGCGGCGGCGCTGTCGCAGAAGGTCACCGGCGAAAAGGTCGACGTCGAGGATATCGACTGATGCTGCGCGGCGCCGTCCTCGCCGCGCTCGCGGCCTTGCCGCTGCTCGGCGGGTGCGACGCGGCGCCGTGGGACCAGGACGGCGACCGCGCCACCACCGCGCGCGATTTTCCGCCCGCCGACCGCCCCGTCGCGCCGACGGTGTCGACCAAATGGTCGACCGAAGAAGCGCGCGACCGGGTGAACGAGGCCGAGGATGTAATGGACTCGGCCGACGTCCGTCCGGGCATGACCGTCGCCGACATCGGCGCGGGCGACGGCTATTATACCGTGCGTCTGGCGCAGCGCGTCGGCGCGAACGGACGCGTGCTCGCGCAGGACATCATGCCCGAGGTGATCGAGCGCCTCGCCGACCGCGTCGCGCGCGAGCGGCTCGACAATGTCTCGATCAAGCTCGGCGCGGTCGACGACCCGCGGCTGCCAGCCGCCAGCTTCGACCGCGTGTTCATGGTCCATATGTATCACGAGATCGGCGAGCCATACGCCTTCCTCTGGCGGCTGCGCCCGGCGCTGCGCGAGGGCGGGCAGATCCTCGTCGTCGACGGTGACCGCCCGATCGCCGACCATGGCACGCCCTTCCGCCTGCTCGTCTGCGAGTTCGAGGCGGTGGGGTATAAATTGCTGTCCTACGACGACAAGCAGCACGCGGGCGGCTATCTCGCGCGCTTCGTCCCCGACGGGAAGCGGCCCAGGCCCGAGGATATCAAGGTTTGCGCGAATCCGTGACCATTTGATCCTCCCCATCGCGAAGCGTTGGGGAGGGGGACCGCCGCCGCAGGCGGTGGTGGAGGGGTCTGGCCTTGCGCCGACGTCTGACGGCGTCGAACCCCTCCGTCAGCGCTTCGCGCTGCCACCTCCCCATCGCTGCGCGTGGGGAGGATCGATATTTCAGTAGACGACCATCCGGTCCCCCGGCCCGATATCGGCCATGAAGCTCACCAGTCCCGCCGCCTTCACATGCGGCACCAGCTCGGTCGCTGCGACGCCGACCAGCGCCATGCCCGACTGGCAGACGAACAGCCCAACCTCCATCGCGATCGCTTCCTCGACCATCCAGGCAAGCTCGGGCTGCCCCGCCGCGCGCCGCGCCGCGTCGCCGGCAAAGCTCACCGGATCACGGAGCAATGCCGCCGCCTCGCCCTGCAGGAAGACGCGCGCCGGGCGTCCGAGCGCCGCCGATGCCATCGCGGCTTCGAGCGCCGCATAGAGCCGCCGGCCCTCGGCGACCGCGACGATGATGTTCAGGCTCGACATGCCGGGCACCCCGGGTCCTTCGCGACGCCGACCTCGCGCCAGCGCCGCTCGAGCATATCGACGATGGCGAGCCGCCCGGCAAGCGGCGATCCCCAGCCGGTGAGCGCGCGCACCGCCTCGAGCGCCGCCATCGTCCCGACCATGCCAGCGAGCGCCCCCATCACCCCGGTCTCGGCGCAATTGATCCCCTCGCGGTCGGGATCGGCACCGACGAGACACTGGTAGCAGGGCGCGCCCTCGCGCCAGCCCTCGTAGAGCGCGACCTGCCCCTCGAACGCCCCGATCGCGGCCGAGAGCAGCGGGATCTGGCGCGCCACCGCGGCGCGGTTGACCGCGAGCCTTGTGTCGAAATTATCGCAGCCGTCGAGGATCAGGCTCGCGCCCGTTAGCAGGGTTTCGGCATTGCTGCTGTCCAGCCGCTGGACCACCGCAACCGCCTCGACATGCGGATTGATCCGCCGCACGGCATCGGCCGCGACTTCGGCTTTGGACGCGCCGATGTCGGCGTCGGTAAACAAAGGCTGGCGCTGCAAATTGGATAGCTCGACATGGTCATGGTCGACGATCGTGAGCCGGCCGATGCCGGCGGCGGCCAGATAGGTGATCGCCGGACATCCGATCCCGCCCGCGCCGATCACGGCGACATGGCTAGCCTTCAGCTTCGCCTGCCCCGCGCCGCCGAACTGCGGCAGGATGATCTGGCGAGCGTAGCGGTCGAGTTCGGGGTCGGAGAGCAATTACTCGCCCGGCCGCCGCAGCTTGATCTCCGAGAGCGATCCGACATTGTCGGGGATGCTGTCGTCGACCGGCTCTTCCTCGCCTTCGCTGCTTTCGCTCGCGCTCGCGACACCGGTCGAGCCGAAACCGCCGGCGCCGCGCGCGGTCTCGTCGAGCGTCTCCACTTCGGCAAAGCTCGCGCGCTGTACCGGCGCCGGGACCAGCTGCGCGATGCGGTCGCCGCGCTTGATCTCGAAATTATCGTCGCCGAGATTGGCGAGGATCACCTTCACCTCGCCGCGATAGTCGCTGTCGATCGTCCCCGGCGTGTTGAGGCAGGTGATGCCATGCTTGAGCGCGAGCCCCGAGCGCGGGCGCACCTGCACCTCATAGCCCGCGGGGATCGCCATCGCGAAACCCGTCGCGACCGCGTGACGCGTGCCGGGACGGATCGTCAGCGATTCCGCCGCGACGACGTCCATCCCCGCGGCACCGTCACTGGCATAGGCGGGCAGGGGCAGGCCGCCGCCATTGGGCAGCCGCTGGATCCGGATTTCAATCGGACTCAAGTGGGACACGCGCATCGAGCTCATCGGCGATCTTTTCCATCAATTTGCGGGCGACGGCCTGTTTGGGCAGCCGATCCCAGCTGTCTACGCCGCTTTTGCTAACGATATGCACCCGATTCGTCTCGCCCCCCATCGGGTCGGCGGCGACGTCGTTGGCGACGATCCAGTCGCAGCCCTTGCGGTCGAGCTTGGCCTCTGCATGCGCGAGCACGTCGTTGGTCTCGGCGGCGAAGCCGATCAGCAGCGCCGGGCGCTGCGGGCTCTTCGCGACGCCGGCGAGGATATCGGGGTTTTCGGCGAGCTCGAGCGGGGGAACCTGCCCGCTGCCGTCCTTCTTGATCTTCTGCGCCGATGTGTCGGCGGCGCGCCAGTCGGCGACCGCGGCGACCATGATCGCGGCGTCGACGGGCAGGCCTTGTTCGACCTCGGCCGCCATCTGGCGCGCGGTTTCGACATCGACGCGGATCACGCCGGGCGGGGTCGGCAGCGGCACGGGGCCGGCGATCAGCAGTACCTCGGCGCCCGCTTCGGCGGCGGCGGCGGCGATGGCAAAGCCCTGCTTCCCGCTCGACCGGTTGGCGATATAGCGCACCGGGTCGATCGGCTCGTGCGTCGGCCCCGCGGTGATCAGGATGCGGCGCCCGTGCAGCGGGCGGTGGTTGGCGGGGGCGAAATCGGGCTGGCCGACGAGCAGCGAGGGCGCGGGCGCGTTGGCCAGGGCTTTCTCGATCGCGGCAAAGATCGCGGCCGGTTCGGGCAGCCGCCCCGGCCCATATTCGCCGCACGCCATCTCGCCCTCGTCGGGCGCCATCACCGTCACGCCGTCGCCGCGCAGTGTGGCGACATTGCGCTGCGTCGCGGCGTGCAGCCACATCCGCACATTCATCGCGGGTGCTGCGAGCACCGGCTTGTCGGTTGCGAGCAGCAGCGTGGTCGCCAGATCGTCGGCGATGCCGTTCGCCATCTTCGCCAGCAGATCGGCGGTCGCAGGCGCGACGACGACCAGATCGGCCTCGCGGCTGAGCTGGATATGCCCCATCTCGACCTCGTCCTTGAGGTCGAACAGGCTGGTATAGACCTTGTTCTCCGAGAGCGCCGCGAGCGTCAGCGGCGTCACGAACTGCTCGCCCGAACGCGTGATGACGCAGCGCACGACATAGCCCGCCTTGCGGAGCAGCCGGACGAGCTCGATGCTCTTGTACGCGGCGATGCCGCCGCCGATGATGAGCAGGATGCGTTTCGCCGCCATTATCAGACTCCCGTCACTAGCATGTCGACCGCATTCAATATTTCATAGCGGCGGTCGGCGAGCGACGCGACATGGCTGCCGAGTTCCTTGCTGTCGACCGCCGACGCCAATTGCGTCGCCATGATATGCCGTTCGCCGTCGATTTCGAATATCGGATGAAGGCGGGTCAGCTTCTGCGCCGTTTGCGCCGGAACCAGCGGGACGACAAATCGGGTGTCGAAATGATCGAGCAGGTCGCTTTGGCAATCGAGCAGCAGCTCCTCGCCGCTGCGGCTGGCATAGACGTCGAATTGCGCCATCAGAAACGCCGGTATTTGGCGAGCGGGAGGCCGTGCTTGCGCGTATAATCGTTCCAGCTCTCGGTGGCGGCGCGATTCTTTTCCTTCCAGACCGCCTCGCGGGCCTTTTTTACCTCGGCGGCGAGACCGGTCTGGCACGCTTCGCTGACATTGATGCCGAGCTGCTTTGCCTCTTCGACCAACTCGGCGTTTAGCGAAACATTGGTCGCCTTCTTCGGCCCTTCGAATCGCGCGAGACGGTTCATCGCCATTCTCCTTGCGCATAAGATATGCGCATCCTGTGCGACGATCAAGCTGCGGCTGGCGGCGCGAAGCACCCGGCGCGGCCGAGCTTCCGGTGCAACCGCCAGCCGGCGAAGGCACCCGATGCGCCGGTCCAGACCAAGGCGGCCGTTGGCGCCAGAGGGCCTTCGACGATATCGAAGCGCGGCAAGCCGCTGACGAAGAACAGCCAGCCATAACAGAGACCGATCGCCAGCCCGATCACGCTCCACAACCTTGGTCCTGCCAAGCGACGGTCGCGCTTCGCGCCGACCAGAAGCACCGCACCCGAAATCGTGGCGGTGGGCCACAAGACGAACAGCGCCACGAGCAGGGCGAACGGCAATATCATCGCGAACAGGACCCAAAGGAAGAAGAAATTCTGCGCGATGCTGTCAAGGGTGTCGGGGTAAAGCGCCAATTCGCCCGCCGATACGATGATCATCAGTAGCGCAAGGCCGACAACGCCCGTCTCGATCGCGGTCATCAGCGCGCTGCCGGCTAGCTGCGCGGCGATCGACCGATGCACAAGGGTCAGGAGACGAACCACATCATCCCTGCCACGCCGGCAGCGGCACCCACCAGCGCCGTCAGCGTATAACGCCACCAGATGCGCTTTTCGCCCTTTTCCCACATCAGCGGAATTTCGGGCAGCGGCGGCGCGGGCGGGGCAGCGCCCTTTTTCGGGAGCTGTTCGTCGAGGCGGCGGATGATGTCGGGGATCAGTGCCAGCGTCTTGCCCTGCTGGCGCAGGCCGTCGGCGAGCGCGGCCTCGGGGCCCAGCTCGTCGCGGATCCATTCCTGCACGAACGGCCCCGATACGTCCCACATGTTGATCCTCGGGTTGAGCATCGTCGCCACTCCCTCGACCATCACCATCGTCTTTTGCAGCAGCAGCAGGTGCGGCTGGGTCTGCATGTCGAAATCGCGCGTGATCGCGAACAGCCCGTCGAGCATCTGCCCCACGCTGAGCTCGCTCACCGGCTTGCCGCGCATCGGCTCGCCGACCGCGCGAAGCGCCGTCGCGAATTCCTCGACATTATGATAATCGGGCACGTACTGCGCCTCGAAATGGATTTCGGCGACGCGGCGGTAATTGCCCGTGGTCAGGCCATAGAGGATCTCGGCGAGCCAGTAGCGCGCCTGGCGGTTGATCCGCCCCATGATGCCGAAGTCCACCGCGGCGATCGTGCCGTCGGCCTTCACGAACAAATTGCCCTGGTGCATATCGGCGTGGAAGAAGCCCTCGGCGATCGCCTGACGCAGGAAGGCGTTGACGAGGTTCGCCGACAAGGCCTCCATGTCGTGCCCTGCCGCGATCAGCTTGTCGCGGTGCGAGATCTTGATGCCGTCGATCCAACTCATCGTCATCACGCGGCTCGCGGTGCGGTCCCAGTCGATCACCGGGACCTCATAGGTCGGCACGCCGGTCATCGCGTCGGCGAGTTCGGACGCCGACGCCGCCTCGCGCCTGAGGTCGAGTTCGCGGAGCGTCCAGCGGCGGAAGTTCGCGATCACTTCGCGCGGACGCAGCCGCGTCGCCTCGCCGCCGAGCGCTTCGAGGTGCGCGGCCGCCCATTCATAGGTGTCGATGTCGCGCGCGAACTGCTTGTCGATGCCGGGGCGGCGCACCTTCACCGCGACCTGCCGACCCTCGGTGGTCACCGCGCGGTGGACCTGTGCGATCGAGGCCGATCCGACGGGGATGGGATCGAATTCGCTGTAGAGGCTTTCGAGCGGCGCTTCGAAAGTGAACTCGATTTCCTGGCGGATGCGCTCGAACGGCACCGGCGCCAGCGCGTCCTGCAAGGTCAGCAGGTTGCGCGCAGCTTCCTCGCCGACGAGATCGGGGCGCGTCGCGAGCGTCTGGCCGAGCTTGACCGCCGCAGGGCCGATCGCCTGGAAGGCCGCGGCATAGTCGGGCACCGTCGGCTGCGAGGTGCCGAAGCGCGCGATGCGGCACAGCCGCTTGACGCCGATCGGGGTCTGCGGCGCCGTCTCGATTCCGCGCAGCGCCCCGTGGCGCGCGAGGATACGGCCCCATTTCAACAGGCGGGCAATATGGACGATCGGACGGGTCAAGCTTTCCACCCGCTGTGGATCGCGACGAGCCCGCCCATGATCGGCTCGACCTTCACCGCGGTGAAGCCCGCCGCGCCGATCATCTTCGCGAATTCGGGCATCGGCGGAAAGCGGCGGATCGATTCGATCAGATAGCGGTAGCTGTCCTCGTCGTCGGCGATCAGCTTGCCGAGCTTGGGGACGAGGTGGTGCGAATAGGCGTCATAGGCCTGCGCGAAACCCGGCCATTCGTTGGTCGAGAATTCGAGGCAGAAGAAGCGCCCGCCATAGCGCAGCACGCGGTGCGCTTCCCCCAGCGCCGCGAGGATGTCGGTGACGTTGCGGATGCCGAAAGCGATCGTATAGGCATCGAAGAACTGGTCGGGAAAGCTCAGCTTCTCGGCATTCTGCTCGGACCAGACGAGCGTGTCTATGCCGCGCTCGGCGGCGCGCTCGACCCCGACGCCGAGCATGTCGGGGTTGATGTCGGCCACGGTGATGCTCGCGCCCGACTTCTCCATGCGGAAGGCGATGTCGCCGGTGCCGCCCGCCATGTCGAGGATCGCCTCGCCCGCGCGCGGTTTCACGCGGCGCACGAAGCGGTCTTTCCAGAGGCGATGCAGGCCGCCCGACATCGCGTCGTTCATGATGTCGTACTTGCGCGCGACGCGGCTGAACACCTCGCCGACCATCGCGGTCTTCTCCCCCGCGGGAACCTGCTCATAGCCGAAGCTGACGGTGTCGGGACTGGCCATGATGGTTACGCCTTTGCGGGGAGAAACGAAGTCGCACCGGCCTTTAGCGGGGCCTTGCCGCCCGCGCAAATGGCGCGTAGCCCAGCAGGGGTCAGAACCTGCGGCTGGAACGGCTGAGGTTTGAGGCCAATTTGTTCAGTGCGAGGAAGAGCGGCGCAGGCATATGAGGATATTCCAAGGCGCTCTGACGCGGCAATGGACAAATTGGGTCAAATCCCGAAGGGACGGCAAAATGGCTTCCATCTCGGGCCAAATCTCCCTTGAACATAGACCCACTATGTCCGGCGGGAGATTTGGCCCGATATGTTCGCCATTTTGCCGCCTCAGCCGTTCCAGCCGCAGGTTCTGACCCCATATATGCCCGAACTTCCCGAAGTCGAAACCACCGTCCGCGGCCTCGCCCCCTTTCTCAAGGGGCAAAGGCTGACCTCGGTCACCACCTTCCGTCCCGACCTGCGCCGCGCCTTCCCGGCCGATCTCGCGCAGCGGCTGACCGGCGCGACGGTCAGCAGCCTGTCGCGGCGCGCCAAATATGGCATCGTCTCGACCGACCGCGACGATCATATGATCTTCCACCTCGGCATGTCGGGGCGCTGGCGGACCGAGGGCGGCGATGCGGGCAAGCACGACCATCTGCTCATTGAAACCGGGGCGGGGCACCGCCTCTTCCTCCATGACCCGCGCCGCTTCGGCTCGGTCGATCTTGTCGCGGGCGATCCGCTGACCGCCTTTCCGGCCTTCGTGACGCTCGGTCCCGAGCCGCTATCGGACGCCTTCGATGCCCCCTATCTGGCCAAGGCTTTTGCGGGCCGCCGGTCGCCGATCAAGGCGATGCTGCTCGACCAGACCGTCGTCGCGGGGCTCGGCAACATCTATGTCTGCGAGGCGCTCAACATGGCGCACATCCACCCGGCGAAACCCGCCGCCGAGGTGTCGAGGGCCAGGCTCGCGCTGCTCGTTCCCGCGATCAAGGATGTGCTGGCCGCCGCGATCGCCGCGGGCGGATCGACCTTGCGCGACTTTCTCAGCCCCGAGGGCGACCTCGGCTATTTCGCCAAGGACTGGCGTGTCTATGGCCGCGAAGGCGAGGCGTGCGAATGCGGCGGCACGATCGCGCGCATCGTCCAGTCGGGCCGCTCGACCTTCTTCTGCCCCAAATGCCAGCGTTGATGCGGGATATTTCCCGCAAACCCATTGACCAAAGCGGCCTTGCTGGCTATGGGCGCACCCTTCGAGCAGGGTCCGGTGTTCCGGAACCGGCCGTATCCGGACATTGATTCGCTGCTTTGCGCGATTCGGCTGCTCCGGTGACGCTGTGCTCCGACCGACTTTGACCGTTTGAAAACCGAGGAATTTATGGCCAATACGCCCCAGGCAAAAAAGCGCATCCGCCGCAACACCGCGCGCACCGTCGTGAACAAGAATCGCGTCTCGCGCATTCGCACTTTGGTCAAGAAGGTCGAGAATGCCGTCGCCGCCGGTGACAAGGATGCCGCCGCCGCCGCGCTGA
This window contains:
- a CDS encoding CcdB family protein — encoded protein: MAQFDVYASRSGEELLLDCQSDLLDHFDTRFVVPLVPAQTAQKLTRLHPIFEIDGERHIMATQLASAVDSKELGSHVASLADRRYEILNAVDMLVTGV
- the mutM gene encoding bifunctional DNA-formamidopyrimidine glycosylase/DNA-(apurinic or apyrimidinic site) lyase — encoded protein: MPELPEVETTVRGLAPFLKGQRLTSVTTFRPDLRRAFPADLAQRLTGATVSSLSRRAKYGIVSTDRDDHMIFHLGMSGRWRTEGGDAGKHDHLLIETGAGHRLFLHDPRRFGSVDLVAGDPLTAFPAFVTLGPEPLSDAFDAPYLAKAFAGRRSPIKAMLLDQTVVAGLGNIYVCEALNMAHIHPAKPAAEVSRARLALLVPAIKDVLAAAIAAGGSTLRDFLSPEGDLGYFAKDWRVYGREGEACECGGTIARIVQSGRSTFFCPKCQR
- the rpsT gene encoding 30S ribosomal protein S20, producing the protein MANTPQAKKRIRRNTARTVVNKNRVSRIRTLVKKVENAVAAGDKDAAAAALKAAQPEMARGVAKGVLHKNTVARKYSRLTKSVNAIA
- a CDS encoding HesA/MoeB/ThiF family protein, with product MLSDPELDRYARQIILPQFGGAGQAKLKASHVAVIGAGGIGCPAITYLAAAGIGRLTIVDHDHVELSNLQRQPLFTDADIGASKAEVAADAVRRINPHVEAVAVVQRLDSSNAETLLTGASLILDGCDNFDTRLAVNRAAVARQIPLLSAAIGAFEGQVALYEGWREGAPCYQCLVGADPDREGINCAETGVMGALAGMVGTMAALEAVRALTGWGSPLAGRLAIVDMLERRWREVGVAKDPGCPACRA
- the ubiB gene encoding 2-polyprenylphenol 6-hydroxylase, whose protein sequence is MTRPIVHIARLLKWGRILARHGALRGIETAPQTPIGVKRLCRIARFGTSQPTVPDYAAAFQAIGPAAVKLGQTLATRPDLVGEEAARNLLTLQDALAPVPFERIRQEIEFTFEAPLESLYSEFDPIPVGSASIAQVHRAVTTEGRQVAVKVRRPGIDKQFARDIDTYEWAAAHLEALGGEATRLRPREVIANFRRWTLRELDLRREAASASELADAMTGVPTYEVPVIDWDRTASRVMTMSWIDGIKISHRDKLIAAGHDMEALSANLVNAFLRQAIAEGFFHADMHQGNLFVKADGTIAAVDFGIMGRINRQARYWLAEILYGLTTGNYRRVAEIHFEAQYVPDYHNVEEFATALRAVGEPMRGKPVSELSVGQMLDGLFAITRDFDMQTQPHLLLLQKTMVMVEGVATMLNPRINMWDVSGPFVQEWIRDELGPEAALADGLRQQGKTLALIPDIIRRLDEQLPKKGAAPPAPPLPEIPLMWEKGEKRIWWRYTLTALVGAAAGVAGMMWFVS
- a CDS encoding DsrE family protein; translation: MSSLNIIVAVAEGRRLYAALEAAMASAALGRPARVFLQGEAAALLRDPVSFAGDAARRAAGQPELAWMVEEAIAMEVGLFVCQSGMALVGVAATELVPHVKAAGLVSFMADIGPGDRMVVY
- a CDS encoding class I SAM-dependent methyltransferase produces the protein MLRGAVLAALAALPLLGGCDAAPWDQDGDRATTARDFPPADRPVAPTVSTKWSTEEARDRVNEAEDVMDSADVRPGMTVADIGAGDGYYTVRLAQRVGANGRVLAQDIMPEVIERLADRVARERLDNVSIKLGAVDDPRLPAASFDRVFMVHMYHEIGEPYAFLWRLRPALREGGQILVVDGDRPIADHGTPFRLLVCEFEAVGYKLLSYDDKQHAGGYLARFVPDGKRPRPEDIKVCANP
- the coaBC gene encoding bifunctional phosphopantothenoylcysteine decarboxylase/phosphopantothenate--cysteine ligase CoaBC; amino-acid sequence: MAAKRILLIIGGGIAAYKSIELVRLLRKAGYVVRCVITRSGEQFVTPLTLAALSENKVYTSLFDLKDEVEMGHIQLSREADLVVVAPATADLLAKMANGIADDLATTLLLATDKPVLAAPAMNVRMWLHAATQRNVATLRGDGVTVMAPDEGEMACGEYGPGRLPEPAAIFAAIEKALANAPAPSLLVGQPDFAPANHRPLHGRRILITAGPTHEPIDPVRYIANRSSGKQGFAIAAAAAEAGAEVLLIAGPVPLPTPPGVIRVDVETARQMAAEVEQGLPVDAAIMVAAVADWRAADTSAQKIKKDGSGQVPPLELAENPDILAGVAKSPQRPALLIGFAAETNDVLAHAEAKLDRKGCDWIVANDVAADPMGGETNRVHIVSKSGVDSWDRLPKQAVARKLMEKIADELDARVPLESD
- a CDS encoding type II toxin-antitoxin system CcdA family antitoxin: MNRLARFEGPKKATNVSLNAELVEEAKQLGINVSEACQTGLAAEVKKAREAVWKEKNRAATESWNDYTRKHGLPLAKYRRF
- a CDS encoding class I SAM-dependent methyltransferase, translating into MASPDTVSFGYEQVPAGEKTAMVGEVFSRVARKYDIMNDAMSGGLHRLWKDRFVRRVKPRAGEAILDMAGGTGDIAFRMEKSGASITVADINPDMLGVGVERAAERGIDTLVWSEQNAEKLSFPDQFFDAYTIAFGIRNVTDILAALGEAHRVLRYGGRFFCLEFSTNEWPGFAQAYDAYSHHLVPKLGKLIADDEDSYRYLIESIRRFPPMPEFAKMIGAAGFTAVKVEPIMGGLVAIHSGWKA
- the dut gene encoding dUTP diphosphatase: MRVSHLSPIEIRIQRLPNGGGLPLPAYASDGAAGMDVVAAESLTIRPGTRHAVATGFAMAIPAGYEVQVRPRSGLALKHGITCLNTPGTIDSDYRGEVKVILANLGDDNFEIKRGDRIAQLVPAPVQRASFAEVETLDETARGAGGFGSTGVASASESSEGEEEPVDDSIPDNVGSLSEIKLRRPGE